CAAGCTGTTCGGGGGCCATCACCATTTTGGCGGCCATCGCATCAATGTGCATCTGGCTGACGGTAACATCGCTATATTCCGCAGCCAGTTCGCGCGTGACATCATCCCAGAATACCATCGCATGTTTCTGGGCGTTGGATTTGGTCACAGAAGTCAGATGTTTGCGCCTTTTGCGCGCCTGCTCGAACCCGAAACGCAAAATGCGCTCTACCCCTTCGCGGGTGAAAATCGTGGTTTCAACGGCAACTTCATTGCTTTTACCCTGATGAACACGCCCACCAGCCCCGGAATATTCGCCTTCGGTATTTTCACGAATGCACAAAATATCAAACGCCGATGCCTTTAACGGGCCTTCGACCCCGTCAAGCAGGCGATGCGGGCGAATATTGGCATATTGATTAAATGCCTTGCGGATTGGCAGAAGCAAACCGTGGAGAGAGACGGAATCCGGCACTGTTTTGGGCCAGCCCACCGCGCCAAGAAAGATGGCATCGAAACTCCGCAGCGTTGCGATGCCATCTTCGGGCATCATCGCCCCGGTTTCATGATAATATTCGCACGACCAGGGGAAGGTTTCGGGCGATAAACCAAACCCGAAACGCGATGCTGCTGCATCCATTACTTTCATTGCGGCGTTGGTCACATCAACACCAATCCCGTCACCGGGAATAACTGCAATCGTGTAATTTTTCATATCAATATGCGCTCCAAGCGATATTACAAATCAATCAAAACCGATTTCGTTCTGCGATTGGCGCGATAGGCTTCCTGCCCCAGGTCCTTGCCAATACCCGACGCCTTCCATCCGCCCGTTGGCAAAATATGATCGCGCGAACGTCCATACCGGTTGACCCAAACTGTACCAGCTTCCAACTGGCGGGTCAGGCGCAGCGCGCGGGACAAATCACGGGTAAACAATCCGGCACACAGTCCGTATGTCGCATGGCAGGCCAGTTCCATTGCCTCTTCTTCGGTCTCGAAAGTTTGGAAGGTGGCGACCGGGCCAAAAATTTCGTCGCGAACCGCCGGGTTATTTTCATCCACAGCGCCAATCAGGGTCGGCTGATAATAGCTGCCCTCGCAGTCAAACCGCTCGCCACCGCATAAAATATGGCCACCGGCATCTATCGATGCCCGAACGATGCCATCGATCCGGGATAATTGTTTTTCGGAAATGATCGGTGAAAACCCGGCTTTCTCGGCCAGGGTATTGGCCGGACGGTAACGTTTGAAACGCTCTGCCAGCTTGGCGGCCAGTTCATCGGCAATTTCGCGGGCAACAATCATGCGCGAGCCCGCAACACAAAACTGCCCGGCATTGGGCATGATGCCACGATCAAGGCATTCTGCCGCAAGGTCAATGTCGGCATCGGCAAACACCACCATCGGGCTTTTCCCGCCCAGTTCCAACGTCATGGGTTTGATGCCGGTGCGCGCAATATTTTCCATAATGGCGCCACCGGCACGGGTCGAACCGGTAAAGGAAACCTTGTCAATTCCCGGATGGCCGGTCAGTGCGGTGCCAGTTACAGGGCCATCCCCCAAAACCACATTGATCAACCCCGCCGGAATACCCGCCTGAACGGAAAGCTCCGCCATATATAATGTGGAGTAGGGCGTCATCTCGGACGGCTTGATGACCACGGCATTTCCTGCTGCCAATGCCGGGCCCAATTTCCAGCCTGCCATTGATATTGGAAAATTCCACGGCGTAATGGCCCCGACAACACCATAGGGCGCATCCGCAATATAACCAAAATGCCCATCGGCAACCGGCACCAGATTGCCGCCTTCCTTATCGGCAAATTCGGCAAAGAAACGAATTTGCTCTGCGGTTACACACACATCACCGGCCCTGGCATCGGCAACAGGCCGCGACGAACAAACCGCCTCAAGAAGGGCAAGGGTTTCAGCATTTTCCTCGATCAGGTCTGCCCATTTATGCAGTGCTTTTAAGCGGTCACGCGGTGCGATACCGCCCCAACCAGAACGAACCAATGCCGCACGCGCATCACACACGGCATGATCAACCCATGCGGCATCCGCACAGGGAATGCTGCCAACGGTTTGCCCGGTTGAAGGGGAAATAACCTCGATCTTTGCGGCCGAAGCATCGGCCTCGACATAGCGGCCACCAATAAAATGGCCCGAAGGTAACTTGATCTTTACAGGATTGAAAACGGATGACATCCGGTCGCCTCACTTCTGAACTTACCGCTAAAATTATGGCTTAAGCACACACACGAAGGTGCCGAAAAGCACGTTCGTGCGGCAGATTCGACTGCGTCAAAACAACAGATGCCGCACAAGATTGCGCAAACCGAATGCCACCTGCCCCACCTTCCACCTGACACAGCTTTTTTGGGGGAGGCCTAAAACCCGGCGACCTTTCCCCATTGCGCATGATCAAAGCGTTCAAGTTTATATTGCCGGATTTCAGTTATCGGCGTGCGATCCAGCAACATGTCGGCAATCAAATGGCCAACACCAGGTCCAATACCAAACCCGTGCCCGGACAGGCCCGCTGCCAGTGTGAGCCCTGGAATGGAAAGGTTGCTGTCAATAACCGGCACCCCGTCTGGCGTGCTGTCAATGTAACCGGCCCAGCTTGCCTGCACCCCGACATTTTCAAGGGCAGGTAATAATTTGCGCGCATTTGACAGGGTTTCATTGATCAGGCGTTTGGATGGGCGCGGGTCAAGGATACGGGTCCGTTCCATTGGGGATTCAGCATCAAGCGACCATTTTTTGCGGGTCTCAAAGCCAGCATTCCATGCCTGCAACCCGCCGGGCGACAAAGCCCGCCAGCGTTTGGCAAACATCGGCAGAAAATGCTTCGCCCCCAAAAGGGCGCCTGGCGTAATATCCAGATTGGCCCGCCCGGAAATCGCGAGCGTATAGGCCCCATCCCCACGACGGGTGACGGAGACCTTGGCCGTATGCAAGGCTGCGGGCAAACCCTGAACCCCCGGCCCGATCGACATGATTGAGCTTCGGACCGACGCCTGAGGGAAGGAAATACCCGACTGATACATAAAACTCGACGCCCAGGCACCACCGGCCATCACCACCTGCGGCGTTTTGACGATGCCCTTTTCCGTCACAACCCCCGACACTTTGCCGCCGGTGGTTTCAATGCCACGGGCCGCACAGGACTGGATAACCTGTCCACCATGTTTGACAACCCCCTGGGCAATCAGGGGGGCCGCGCACGACGGATCGGCAATACCATCAGTCGGCGACCACACACCGCCCAACCAGTTTTTGCCTGTTGCCTGCCCACGCTCTGTTGCTTCTTTGGCACTAAGGATTCGCGTATCGATGCCTTCGCCGCGCGCAAACCGGCCCCATTTGTCCCAGCCTTCAATTTCAGCCGGACTATTTGACAAATACAGCAACCCGCACCGCTGAAAACCGATTTTTCTGCCAAGATCGGCCATGATTTCTTCCCACAGCGCAAGGCTTTTGGTCGCCAGCGGTAATTCGCGTGCATCACGATTTTGCTGACGGCACCAGCCCCAATTGCGGCTGGACTGTTCCGCCCCAACCCGCCCCTTTTCCAGCAGGACCACACGCATCCCGCCACGGGCCAGCCAATAGGCAGCACATACACCTACGATGCCCGCACCAATGACCACACAATCTGCGTCGGCGGGCAAATTTGAACTTGTCTCTATCTTCAGCAAGGGTGCTGGCATATATTTATCTCCTCTGTTGAGACAAAACATACACCGGCTTTTTCAGTCACCTATGCCGGATTAACAATAAAAAACGGCATTTCCTGTCGAATAGAGTTGACTTGCATCTGAGGCTGGATTTTACAGGAAGTTATAATGATGACGACTATCAGGGAACCACTAGATGACATCCGACTATAAGCTTGATCGGATTGACGTAAAAATTCTGTCTGAATTGCAGAAAAATGGTCGCATAACAAACGTTGAGCTGGCTGAACTGGTTCACCTATCCCCGTCTCCTTGCCTTATGCGTGTGAAAAAACTGCAAAAAGCAGGCTATATTTCCGGGTATGCTGCTCAGATCAATGTGGCAAAGCTGGGCGAGACGCTGACGGTCTTTACCGAATTCACCCTTACGAACCATCACCAGATCGATTTTGCCCGATTTCAGGATGCGCTCAAACAGATCGAGAGTTGTGTTGAATGCCACCTGATATCCGGAGGCTATGATTATCTAACGAAATTCGTCACATCCGGGATCACGGAATATCAGGAAATCATCGAGATGCTGATCGACAAAAATGTCGGGATTGATAAATATTTCAGCTATGTGGTGATCAAAAGCCCGATCGTGAGAACCGAAATTCCATTGACCAAACTCTTTGGCAAGCATCTATAAAAAAAGCCCGGCGAAACGCTGGGCTTTTTCTTTAACATTGCAACTTCCCAAATCGCCTTTGGTTAGCGATCCGCCATTTGTGCGGCAAAAACCGGATCGGCATCCACCCGGTCAAGCCAGCCTGTATCCAATTGCGGGATGGATGAAATCAGCAGCTTGGAATAGGGATGTACGGCCTTTTGCGACATTTCGCTGGCGGGAAGTGCTTCGACAACTTCGCCCTGCAACATGACCAGCACATCATCACAAATGGCCTCGACCGTCGAAAGATCGTGACTGATGAACATGTAACTCAGGTTCAATTCACGCTGTAATTCCTTAAGAAGGTCCAAAATGGCCGCCGCAACCACGGTATCAAGTGCCGATGTGAT
The Thalassospira sp. TSL5-1 genome window above contains:
- a CDS encoding Lrp/AsnC family transcriptional regulator; the encoded protein is MTSDYKLDRIDVKILSELQKNGRITNVELAELVHLSPSPCLMRVKKLQKAGYISGYAAQINVAKLGETLTVFTEFTLTNHHQIDFARFQDALKQIESCVECHLISGGYDYLTKFVTSGITEYQEIIEMLIDKNVGIDKYFSYVVIKSPIVRTEIPLTKLFGKHL
- a CDS encoding FAD-binding oxidoreductase, yielding MPAPLLKIETSSNLPADADCVVIGAGIVGVCAAYWLARGGMRVVLLEKGRVGAEQSSRNWGWCRQQNRDARELPLATKSLALWEEIMADLGRKIGFQRCGLLYLSNSPAEIEGWDKWGRFARGEGIDTRILSAKEATERGQATGKNWLGGVWSPTDGIADPSCAAPLIAQGVVKHGGQVIQSCAARGIETTGGKVSGVVTEKGIVKTPQVVMAGGAWASSFMYQSGISFPQASVRSSIMSIGPGVQGLPAALHTAKVSVTRRGDGAYTLAISGRANLDITPGALLGAKHFLPMFAKRWRALSPGGLQAWNAGFETRKKWSLDAESPMERTRILDPRPSKRLINETLSNARKLLPALENVGVQASWAGYIDSTPDGVPVIDSNLSIPGLTLAAGLSGHGFGIGPGVGHLIADMLLDRTPITEIRQYKLERFDHAQWGKVAGF
- a CDS encoding aldehyde dehydrogenase, with the protein product MSSVFNPVKIKLPSGHFIGGRYVEADASAAKIEVISPSTGQTVGSIPCADAAWVDHAVCDARAALVRSGWGGIAPRDRLKALHKWADLIEENAETLALLEAVCSSRPVADARAGDVCVTAEQIRFFAEFADKEGGNLVPVADGHFGYIADAPYGVVGAITPWNFPISMAGWKLGPALAAGNAVVIKPSEMTPYSTLYMAELSVQAGIPAGLINVVLGDGPVTGTALTGHPGIDKVSFTGSTRAGGAIMENIARTGIKPMTLELGGKSPMVVFADADIDLAAECLDRGIMPNAGQFCVAGSRMIVAREIADELAAKLAERFKRYRPANTLAEKAGFSPIISEKQLSRIDGIVRASIDAGGHILCGGERFDCEGSYYQPTLIGAVDENNPAVRDEIFGPVATFQTFETEEEAMELACHATYGLCAGLFTRDLSRALRLTRQLEAGTVWVNRYGRSRDHILPTGGWKASGIGKDLGQEAYRANRRTKSVLIDL
- a CDS encoding tartrate dehydrogenase — encoded protein: MKNYTIAVIPGDGIGVDVTNAAMKVMDAAASRFGFGLSPETFPWSCEYYHETGAMMPEDGIATLRSFDAIFLGAVGWPKTVPDSVSLHGLLLPIRKAFNQYANIRPHRLLDGVEGPLKASAFDILCIRENTEGEYSGAGGRVHQGKSNEVAVETTIFTREGVERILRFGFEQARKRRKHLTSVTKSNAQKHAMVFWDDVTRELAAEYSDVTVSQMHIDAMAAKMVMAPEQLDVVVASNLFGDILTDLGAAIQGGLGFAASANINPDRSSPSMFEPVHGSAPDIAGQNIANPTAAIWSGAMMLEHLGEAEAAKAVLTAIETATGDGIGIRPGSHTTDEITAKILGVLEN